The stretch of DNA CCTGAGGAGACGGTGAGTACAAGTTAAAATGCGCTCTAGCAGCTTGAAGTTCACACTGGAACCCATCAAGGTGCCGGCAGCTGTCGACTCTGCTCAGGGTGGACCTTTCCACTTCTATTCTGGTGTCACACTTCACATTTCTCCATCTGTCagtgttcttttcttttgatCCTCTCATCCTCCCGCATCATGTTTGCGCACCGTGCTCCGGTCCACCTGTCCGACATGCGCTGCTGACGCATTAATATGCAGATGCCCTTCTGTGGCTGACAAACACCTGACACACCTCAGGATAGGAGTGGACAATGAGCTTGATGCATTATTCATATAATTCAAATCTGAGAGCTCAATAAGATCCATCTGCTGTCTTCCTAAAGTCCTCTTTGCATCAAGAATGTCAGCGGAATGTCCCAGAATTCCACCTCtctttttacagtgtttatCTTCAGTCATATTCTTCCTTATGTCCTGTTGACACTACATTCATAAAAAAGGATGTAGTGGCTGCACGCGTCACATTGAGATGCTCTGGAAGCAATAAGCAGACCCATCAGGATATTCAGAGGAGCTCAAAAGGAATCAGTCACTTCTATTTGAAATCTTCCTGCCTAGAACTGCTCCTGCCCCAACAAACGCCACCAACTCAGCATCGTACATCAACATGGGATTTATTCTCATTTCAGTTTTAGATGAATGTTTTCACATTTCATACAAAAATCATTAGAAAATGCTCAACACACCAAAATCCTGTGGTTAATCCCCGTTTAGCgccctcacacacgcgcacacacacacacacataccacaGGATTAATGGGGAATCGTGCAGCCTCCCTGACCGGTTGATGAGAATCCAGCTTGAGCTTCAGAGAGTAAATCCACGGGTTCCCTTCGATGGTCGCTACCGCACGGTGCATGAAATGTCACGGCCGTTTCCTGGTGGGCCGCCGATACCTGGTCACATCCAGCACTGCAGAGACGAATACAGCAGGACGCCGTCGCTGACGGCGGCTTTTTGCCAAAGGTGTGAGATGTATGGACAGAGTACGTCAACACCACCATGCATGTTTTTGAACACAGGATACATCGTTGGTTATGACTGATTatagagcaggaaaaaaagaaatcaataacAATATCAGGTTCAATTCAAccaatgatgggggggggcaggaaggtcCACTGAGCCCCTGTTTGAGTGAGGTAAAAATAGGACAAGAAGCGAATCACTTTGTGTGTTGCTAATGTACACGCGCAGCACTCAAACACCTACAGATGCGCTCTCTGCACAGGCGCACTGACACACACTTGTACCAAAAGTTCCAAATCCTTCACTGGAGGGGGGATCGGATCGGTTTCCCACCCGGACTGGAGATACGCGAGGGTAACAAAAGACCGAACATAACCTTCGCATTAAGATCAGACTGAACACATATTTTTATTTAGCCAAAACAGAGAGCCCCCCCGAGACAGAGGAAACTGTATCATCGGAGCTGCGAGGCACTTACACAATCACGATCTTTTCACAGAGTGCCTGGGTCCCAGTGTGTGCCTTTAGAGACGTAGctacatttttaacatttttgaaTCAAACGTCCAACACACAAGCTTTCAGACACTCgcatgggggggggcattttcagCGGTTGGCACATGTACATGCAAAGCATCAGTTTGACCTGTGGAGGCAAAACTGAGGGAGAAAAATGACAAACGTATGCGAGCAGATGAACGCACAGACGGGCTCCTGAACAGCGTTTAAAAACACCCCTGGCCTCCtgatcctgccccccccccacactgtGTGTCACATTTTCCGTAGCAGCACCAGAGGAGTCCCCCTGATCGATGGATCCGGCCGCTCAGTCCGTCTCCAGGATGAGCGGAGGCTGTTCGTTCTCTTCCTCCAAGTGCAGGTCATTGAGGTCATCTTCTAGGCCAGCCCCTCCCACAGCACCCTGCTCTTCACAGTAACCTAGGAAACAAGGTCAGAGGGCAAACAAGGAAAATAGTTTGCTATgaagtaaaaaaacaactgtagATCTTCTTTTGAAGGCAACAGAGGGgaggattatttttttaaagactaaCTCATATCATAGTTCACTTATTTCTCATGAGAATATATCAACAATACTTTATTGGAAATATGTTTTCTTTCAAACTTAAATAATGTTTGGAATTTTAATCCTATTTTTAATAATTAGAAGAGAAAGAATGACAAGAAGCCACTTTATAAGCTCCAACTATTTGAACAAGAATGAAACCATAAAGTCCAACtacaacacagacacaatctGTTTTAAATTACATGAATCAacttaaacattttaaagtagGAGAACATTCTGAAGGTGCAAAAATGATCAACTGTAGCTCAGCATGGATATAGAAACAACCTACAGATTACCAAAGATTATCTGCATAAGCGATATGTCAAATCCAGCGGGAAACATACCTTTAGTCACTGCAGCACTGTAGGTCTGAGCCACGAGTGGGCGGTCATGTGATCCCTGCTCCAGGATCTCATTGGATGGTTCGGCACTGCCGTCTAACCTGAAATCAGTGACACAAAAGTCTGGATGACCAACTCTCGGATTAGCCCCCTGAcaagagtgagtgagagtgtgtgttacctgtgctGCTTCATCAGTGTGCACTCTCCTCCTTCTTGTGGATCCAAGTTGTAGAGATACAGGTACCCATCAGCCGCAGCCACCAACAATCTGGGAATCTTCTGAATCCTAAATTAAAATAACAACCATAAAAAGCCTCTTAATTCACACACGCGATGCTCTGAGTGAAATGGACTCTTTCTACCTGGACTGGAAATTACAGTTAAACATCTATCAAAACTGTCCACATCTCCACTTGAACGACGCGCGACAAGTCTGCTTCTGCAGACACTCACACAGCTAAGGCGCAGATGTTCTTGTGACCGCAGAACGGCAGACGCACAGTGGCAAAGGCCCGTCCCTGGGTGAACATTTCAGTCACTTGGGACGGCAGGTAAGTGGTGGATGCCATCAGCACCTTGCCTATATACCCTCCCCATGTGGTGGGCTCCTCTGCAGGActacaggcacgcacacacacacacacacacacacacacacacacacacacacaaacagaataaatagTTTCACACAATACAGAAAACATAAAGAACCTCCTAACTTTCAGTTATTCAAGGGAGATGAAATAGTACGCACACATATTTCTCCTTCTGGGTCTCTAGTTTGAAGATGTGGACCGtttctgtgttgctggaagCTGACAGGTACAAGCCTTCCATACTGAATGCTAATGAGCAGATACTGACGCACCTAAAACAAAGAGAAGCATTTAGGTTTTCTCCAAACAGTTGCTATcacataaataaaattaataataGGTGCACTCAGTGTTAAGATGGAGGCTTCTGACTTTATAAAGACTCAATTTTTTAAGCAGTTgaagtaataataaaaaaaagagcaagaaATCCTCCACCTCTTCACTCCTCTTCGAAACTCAAAGAGCTTCTGTCCCTCTGGGATTGAAAAGACACGGATAACCGTTCCCTAAGGGGTGAAAGATACACAAGGGATGATAAAGCACGGAGGGGAGGCAGGAACAGTATTTGTGTAGCATGAAATAACACACGGgtggataaaaaaaacacccaacacTCAAAATAATCATTTACTTTCTCTGAGGCTGTGGCCAGTTTGGTTCCACTGGCATCAAAAGCCAGAGCGGCTAATGGGCTGTCGTGGGCTGGAATCATATTAGCCGCTCTCTGCAGAAAGAATACGGACAACATGAACGCAAGTGAGTGATGACAGCAAACAGTGGCTGTCAAACCAGACGGTGTCATCATAGCAGGCATAAATCTCCTTCAGCAAAGAATAAGAGTGAAGGACCTGTGGTGGTGCATCTGTCACCTACCAGGTTGACTGTGTCAAACACCTGGACTTCTCCTATTGTAGCGCTGCCTGGGTAGGCCAGATAACAATTGTCATTGCTGATGGACAGGGCACACAATCctgtgagcagaaacaccaaagGAATTCAGGGAAAAAATGATTATTCTGACGTCACTGAACAGCTCCTCTTTTGTGGATTTAATATTCCGAGTAAGTGACAGCGTCAGTTTGCAGCCACCACGAAATCAGAAAAGAAATTGCTTTGGTTATGACGCTCACCCGATGGGTTCGGAGGGGTTTCTCGGATCGTGTGCAACACTTTCATGTCTCGGATGTTGTGTATATAAAGTGATTCCTCCAGACACACTATCAGCCTCTGAACAGCAAAGCACGACAACATCGCCATCAGTGTGACGACCAAAAATGTGTAAACCTGTTCCCGTTCTGGGcaaggaaaatgtgttttctgatgtGGTGACACAGCGATTTCCTCACCTGTCTGTTGAGCTTGACAGCCAGGATGGTGTTGGAGTAGGAGTAGTTGCAAATTTCAGTTCCCTTCTTGAAATGACAGACCTTGAGTTTTCTCGGAGCCTTGAGGCTGACGATGGCCACCAGACTGCTGGAGAACAGACGCTCCACGATGCACACATCCTCCGTGTCCACTGGtagcaacacacaaacatgcaaaaacaTCACTTTCTGGCATTTAAATGGTGGCATTTCTCCTTTTATTGCTACATTTGCTGCCAAAATAGTTAAATGGTCATCATAACCATTTACACATTTCCATTTATATCaaagagtcagagtcagaccctgcaggacaaaggTTGCAAACATTTATGAAGatctttaattaaaactttaaaCAAATCTAATATACTCAGTATGAAAATCATGGCTGATAATACACAATACAACCTTATTCTTTAAAGCAAGGATCTGATGACTCAGCTATATCATTACAGAGTAATGACAACAtattttaaaagacaggaaaggCATTTTCTACATTCTTATAGATTCTGAAAGTGTAGATAAACTAAGTGAGTGTACAAAGTGAGGAGATGTTGGTCAATACTTACTACATTCATATATCTGCTCCAATTTATCCACTGATGACAGTGAGAAAAACTTGTATCCCGATTTGGTGCCAACAGCTAAAGACCTAAAATATGCAAAATAGAAAGGAAAAGAACACAATTATCTTCTTGTTACTGCACCATGATATTATTAATTGGCTTAAAATTGCTTGGCTATAAAACGACATTGCATTCCTCACTCTTTTGGATGGGACTTATGCTACGTCTCCAACAATTACACCGACCCACTTTGAGACTTTTCCAACACATTCGCAGCCCAAATCAACACGTTTGACCTTCTGAAACACGAAACTGGCAAACACTGCGATTAAGTGAACACCCAATAACACGTACGCATCTGTAAAATATACATCGAACATTGCAACTTTTATCTATTCCTCTGGAAAAGATGCCTGCCTCCTATGTTAATTATGGCTAAAGTTAGCCACGTTCTCCATGCAGCTTCGCGTTAGCTACAAAGCTATTCTAAAGCGGGGAAAATAACACATCGCCGGGGCATTCTAGCAAGATATCCTTAAACATCGCCTTGTGTTGGAGGTCACTGCTAATGCGAGTATCAGCACCGAGGCTATTTCACTCCGTCACCCAACCAGGCGCCCACACTGGGCTTGCTAACGACGGCTAGCGTTGACAGCAGAGGCCGACGGTTCTCCAGTCCCCCCGGCCCTGCCTTACGTGTTGTCCTGGTTAAAGTTGGCGAAGAGGAGCTGGCTTCCGCCCGCATCCCCGCTTTGACTGGCCAGGTTCATGGGTTCGGCACCATGGAC from Takifugu flavidus isolate HTHZ2018 chromosome 18, ASM371156v2, whole genome shotgun sequence encodes:
- the wipi2 gene encoding WD repeat domain phosphoinositide-interacting protein 2 translates to MNLASQSGDAGGSQLLFANFNQDNTSLAVGTKSGYKFFSLSSVDKLEQIYECMDTEDVCIVERLFSSSLVAIVSLKAPRKLKVCHFKKGTEICNYSYSNTILAVKLNRQRLIVCLEESLYIHNIRDMKVLHTIRETPPNPSGLCALSISNDNCYLAYPGSATIGEVQVFDTVNLRAANMIPAHDSPLAALAFDASGTKLATASEKGTVIRVFSIPEGQKLFEFRRGVKRCVSICSLAFSMEGLYLSASSNTETVHIFKLETQKEKYVPAEEPTTWGGYIGKVLMASTTYLPSQVTEMFTQGRAFATVRLPFCGHKNICALAVIQKIPRLLVAAADGYLYLYNLDPQEGGECTLMKQHRLDGSAEPSNEILEQGSHDRPLVAQTYSAAVTKGYCEEQGAVGGAGLEDDLNDLHLEEENEQPPLILETD